In a genomic window of Bradyrhizobium ontarionense:
- a CDS encoding SLATT domain-containing protein, whose product MSEEHKHKTVLEAALADFKRSAEITRDVRFQANLRLSGRQRASSYIVSLLSLYVISLSLIPNIVELKPFQSQILLGCSIVLSVFVIFTSLIDGAQNFFHQGELLHQCARKIAVVHHALKAIDVSQDPAAAKAELEVLQKNYQAALDECPINHENVDFYKEVASKPHLFPQQYSSIFPKAVISVGYRILYWALGKLWMAPHITAFLVISLVVYFSIFTDPHPLGK is encoded by the coding sequence GTGAGCGAAGAACACAAACACAAAACAGTTCTGGAGGCTGCCCTCGCCGACTTCAAGAGAAGCGCGGAAATTACTCGGGATGTCCGGTTTCAAGCGAATCTTCGATTGTCGGGACGGCAACGAGCGTCTTCTTACATCGTATCTCTTCTGTCTCTATATGTGATCAGCCTTTCCTTGATACCAAATATCGTTGAACTCAAGCCCTTTCAGAGCCAGATACTTCTCGGCTGCTCGATAGTTCTTTCAGTCTTTGTGATCTTTACGAGCTTGATCGATGGAGCGCAGAATTTTTTCCATCAGGGCGAGTTACTTCATCAATGCGCTCGGAAGATTGCAGTTGTTCACCATGCGTTAAAAGCAATCGATGTTTCGCAGGACCCTGCAGCGGCGAAGGCCGAGCTTGAGGTGCTTCAAAAGAACTACCAAGCTGCGTTAGACGAATGTCCCATCAATCACGAAAACGTAGATTTTTATAAGGAGGTCGCCAGTAAGCCACATCTATTTCCTCAGCAGTACAGTTCAATTTTCCCAAAAGCGGTCATCTCTGTCGGTTATAGGATTCTCTATTGGGCGTTGGGGAAACTCTGGATGGCGCCGCATATCACTGCCTTCTTAGTGATTTCTCTCGTTGTGTACTTC